CACTCCTGCAAACATGTAACATACTAATGGTTTAGACATACTTCACCCGAGCCACAGATAAGTAAATACATTGTACCATATGTGGTGATTATTATCTGTGTTATAAAGAGCATGTATGATGTATCAATGTTCTCTTATGCTTAAGTGATTAAGGTTGCTGGACAATAAGAGTAGAACCTATACTTACTTATAATGCTACTGGTATTTGTCATCTGAAAGGATTTTATGCAGATTCTGGTATTTGTTATCTGCTCCGATATTGTAGCAGTActtcaagccatttctcaaGGGCTTTTATTGGCTCAGGATGGAGCATTCCCGTGGTAAACTATGAATTTCATGCTGAGGCAGTTTATACCATTGTATTCTGCCATAGAATAGTTTCTCTTACCTTGCATCCTTAGGAAACATATCCTCCTTTGCTGAGTAACGTAAAAAAGTCTACCAGCATGGTTTGTTACTAATTGGTTAAATCAATCTTTACAAGCATGGTTGTTTCAGGTCATGGAGGTGTACGAGCTGCTGAATATGTGAAGCAAAACCTTTTCAGTAATTTGATCAAACATCCAAAGTTCATTTCTGACACCAAATCTGCTATAGGTTATTTACTTATAACTGTATCACATGGTTGTGACTTTCCTAGTGGGTTGGCCATAACTTGCCTTTTAAATTGTGTCCAACCTCCAGCTGACGCATACAACCACACAgattctgaatttttaaaatcagaAAACAACCAGAATAGGGATGCTGGATCGACCGCTTCTACAGCTATTCTTGTTGGCAACCGTTTGCTAGTTGCAAATGTTGGGGATTCCCGAGCTGTTATCTGCAGAGGAGGCAATGGTAagattcatctttttttttccttttctattctGATCCCATCTATGACAATCCATATGAAGTTGCCTTTTGTTTTACTTGTAATATGAAAGCTCACAAGGCTTACGTATGTTTCTGTATAACTTAACAATCTTATGTAATTGCTCGCTcgcccatttttttttttgtttgtaaatttgttgattttttttgaaaatcttggTTAAATTATTATGTGATTGCTGAGTATCTTTTATACATGGTTTATCTATTGCATTCCCTCTTTCAGCTATTGCTGTGTCTCGTGATCACAAGCCTGATCAAAGTGATGAGCGACAACGGATTGAGAACGCAGGAGGATTCGTCATGTGGGCTGGTGTGGACTTACATCTCTCCATTTCTCTTTCCTGTCTTACCATCCTGTCCTTTTTCTGTTTAAGCTTTTGCTATGATGTGTTAAAATGCTTGCAACTGAAATTATATCTGTAGGAACTTGGAGAGTGGGAGGTGTTCTTGCTGTTTCTCGTGCATTTGGTGACAGACACTTGAAGCAGTATGTTGTTGCTGATCCAGAAATTCAGGTCTGTTTAGAAGACTTGGTTGAAATATGCCGAGTTCCTGAGATGTAATCGTACATCATAATTAAGATAGAAAACCGTAATGCACAAACCCAACATGAAAACTCTATAGGATTCCAAATTGAGAGATGAACTATAATTTATAtgggtattaaagtttcatgttCTTTTACTAGGATTTCTATTGACTTTGAGTATTTTGTAATCTGATATGAACTTTGGAGGTTGCAGGAGGAAAAGATTGACAACTCTCTTGAGTTCCTTATACTTGCAAGTGATGGACTATGGGATGTTGTTTCAAATGAGGTATGAAATGGTTTGTTCAGTTAAAGCCTCTTATCTTTACTAACATATCCCAGAATCCATTAGTGTTTCTGTCAAAGCTTAATTGATAGTAGATTGACGAAAATTGTTGTAATCGTGGATGGTATTCTCCTTaaccttttttgttttaatcgAAGAAATGAAGCGTAGCTAATAAACTTCTGCTTTG
This sequence is a window from Gossypium raimondii isolate GPD5lz chromosome 5, ASM2569854v1, whole genome shotgun sequence. Protein-coding genes within it:
- the LOC105768818 gene encoding probable protein phosphatase 2C 59 isoform X3, which encodes MEDFYETRIDGVDGEIVGLFGVFDGHGGVRAAEYVKQNLFSNLIKHPKFISDTKSAIADAYNHTDSEFLKSENNQNRDAGSTASTAILVGNRLLVANVGDSRAVICRGGNAIAVSRDHKPDQSDERQRIENAGGFVMWAGTWRVGGVLAVSRAFGDRHLKQYVVADPEIQEEKIDNSLEFLILASDGLWDVVSNEEAVAMIKPIQDPEQAAKQLMQGAYQRGSADNITCVVVRFLVNQGGSSRNASATA
- the LOC105768818 gene encoding probable protein phosphatase 2C 59 isoform X1, which encodes MGYLNSVLQSSSQVHSEDRPASGGGLSQNGKFSYGYASSPGKRSSMEDFYETRIDGVDGEIVGLFGVFDGHGGVRAAEYVKQNLFSNLIKHPKFISDTKSAIGYLLITVSHGCDFPSGLAITCLLNCVQPPADAYNHTDSEFLKSENNQNRDAGSTASTAILVGNRLLVANVGDSRAVICRGGNAIAVSRDHKPDQSDERQRIENAGGFVMWAGTWRVGGVLAVSRAFGDRHLKQYVVADPEIQEEKIDNSLEFLILASDGLWDVVSNEEAVAMIKPIQDPEQAAKQLMQGAYQRGSADNITCVVVRFLVNQGGSSRNASATA
- the LOC105768818 gene encoding probable protein phosphatase 2C 59 isoform X2, which codes for MGYLNSVLQSSSQVHSEDRPASGGGLSQNGKFSYGYASSPGKRSSMEDFYETRIDGVDGEIVGLFGVFDGHGGVRAAEYVKQNLFSNLIKHPKFISDTKSAIADAYNHTDSEFLKSENNQNRDAGSTASTAILVGNRLLVANVGDSRAVICRGGNAIAVSRDHKPDQSDERQRIENAGGFVMWAGTWRVGGVLAVSRAFGDRHLKQYVVADPEIQEEKIDNSLEFLILASDGLWDVVSNEEAVAMIKPIQDPEQAAKQLMQGAYQRGSADNITCVVVRFLVNQGGSSRNASATA